A stretch of Brassica napus cultivar Da-Ae chromosome C6, Da-Ae, whole genome shotgun sequence DNA encodes these proteins:
- the LOC106442498 gene encoding uncharacterized protein LOC106442498, with amino-acid sequence MPRRLSREEKGKGPMSEDKETHIKRIKAPSVDNSALIKENAKTLIGRVTNPHEQRIWALIPALPRKWHLLGRATGSDLGNGCFQFRSEKEEELQRVLDNGPYHFAYWMVIIQRWEPVISTTFPSQISFWIRIKGLPLHFWLEDMVCKIGKDLGTLLDHELTKTTTRVKVLVDGLKPLIKEAIIEFDSGEESLIYLEYEKLENHYSSFYSLSHLKKDCPTNSRETPQAEQLQDKETSKHREVSYSEMEEECHRGRQGAPEQRSRKVTPLPPRDGRSMPTKDLKAAAFHERIDRQGTSPLERKNGGKCT; translated from the coding sequence ATGCCAAGACGCTTGTCAAGAGAAGAAAAGGGGAAAGGTCCGATGTCTGAAGATAAAGAAACTCACATAAAAAGAATCAAAGCCCCTAGTGTTGATAACTCTGCTCTTATCAAAGAAAACGCGAAGACTCTCATTGGACGCGTCACCAACCCACATGAACAAAGAATTTGGGCTCTCATTCCAGCCTTACCTCGCAAATGGCACCTACTGGGAAGAGCCACAGGATCAGATCTAGGTAATGGCTGCTTTCAGTTCAGATCTGAGAAAGAGGAGGAATTACAGAGAGTGTTGGATAACGGTCCCTACCACTTTGCTTACTGGATGGTCATCATTCAAAGGTGGGAACCAGTTATATCGACAACATTCCCTTCACAGATCTCTTTCTGGATCCGCATCAAAGGCCTGCCTCTTCATTTCTGGCTTGAAGACATGGTATGTAAAATAGGGAAGGATCTAGGAACGCTCCTAGACCATGAACTCACCAAGACGACAACAAGAGTTAAAGTGCTAGTTGATGGGCTAAAACCTCTGATAAAAGAAGCAATCATAGAATTTGACTCAGGGGAAGAGAGTCTTATCTACCTGGAATATGAAAAGCTAGAGAATCACTACTCCTCTTTCTACTCCCTCTCACACTTGAAGAAAGATTGCCCTACAAACTCAAGGGAGACACCACAAGCAGAGCAGCTACAGGATAAGGAAACGTCAAAACATAGAGAGGTTTCATACTCTGAGATGGAGGAGGAATGTCACCGTGGTAGACAAGGAGCTCCTGAGCAGCGTAGTAGAAAAGTTACACCCTTACCACCAAGAGATGGCAGATCTATGCCTACTAAAGACCTGAAAGCTGCAGCTTTCCATGAAAGGATTGACCGCCAAGGAACATCTCCCTTGGAGAGGAAAAATGGTGGAAAGTGTACCTGA